A region from the Phaenicophaeus curvirostris isolate KB17595 chromosome 28, BPBGC_Pcur_1.0, whole genome shotgun sequence genome encodes:
- the UBXN6 gene encoding UBX domain-containing protein 6, producing MRKFFQELKADLKFKSAGPGQKLSEPSRVPREQPKAEAAPRPRRGPTDEAQMAAAAALARMELRGKGRTAAGTRVRKELVAEAAASEKGLSVEEEDLPGPGEDRASALSVSGVYFICPLTGAVVRKDQKEKHLREAIESYFSIDPVAASIMEIHTFNKDREKVRAGVETTAKYLDNIYLHPEEEKYRKIKLQNKVFQERISCLEGIHRFFQAIGFETKTLPVPGQETTEEYYVLKEEMLTRLEDLRDYKEQLLISEPVRAQLDRQLSVFKPSPEAARFELPDDFYSLTAEEIKREQRLRTEAVEKASMLRTRAMREKEEQREMRKYNYTLLRVRFPDGYILQGTFYAREPVSALYTFVREALRDDWLPFELLGPGGVKLTDENLAFNECGLVPAALLTLAWDAAVMADVQAAGEEQPASPLKPELLSNIQTLS from the exons aTGCGCAAGTTCTTCCAGGAGCTCAAGGCCGACCTCAAGTTCAAGtccgcggggccggggcagAAGCTGTCGGAGCCGTCCCG GGTCCCCAGGGAGCAGCCGAAGGCCGAGGCGGCGCCGCGGCCCCGCCGGGGCCCCACGGACGAGGCGcagatggcggcggcggcggcgctggccAGGATGGAGCTGAGGGGCAAGGGCCGAACGGCGGCCGGGACCCGGG TGAGGAAAGAGCTGGTGGCCGAGGCAGCTGCAAGCGAGAAAGGGCTCTCCGTGGAGGAAGAG GACCTTCCCGGCCCAGGTGAGGACAGGGCATCTGCCCTCTCCGTTTCAGGAGTCTACTTCATTTGCCCACTCACCGGAGCGGTGGTAAGGAAGGACCAGAAGGAAAAGCACCTCAGAGAAGCCATCGAGTCG tATTTCTCCATTGACCCGGTGGCTGCTTCCATCATGGAGATTCACACCTTCAACAAGGACCGAGAGAAAGTCCGAGCAGGTGTGGAGACGACAGCCAA ATACTTGGATAACATCTATCTCCATCCAGAGGAGGAGAAGTACCGGAAAATCAAACTGCAGAACAAAGTGTTTCAG gaaAGGATAAGCTGCCTGGAAGGAATACACAGATTTTTCCAGGCTATCGGGTTTGAGACAAAAACACTACCTGTTCCAGGACAAG AGACCACAGAGGAGTACTACgtactgaaggaagaaatgctgaccaggttggaagacctCAGGGACTACAAAGAGCAGCTTTTAATCTCCGAGCCTGTGAGAGCACAGCTGGATCGCCAGCTCTCTGTGTTTAAACCATCACCTGAAGCTGCTCGGTTTGAGCTGCCAGATGACTTTTACAGCCTCACTGCAGAAGAGATCAAACGAGAGCAACGGCTCCG GACAGAGGCAGTGGAGAAGGCTTCGATGCTGAGGACAAGAGCCATGCGAGagaaagaggagcaaagggaaaTGCGGAAGTACAATTACACTCTGCTACGAGTCCGTTTTCCCGATGGATACATTCTCCAAG GGACTTTTTATGCACGAGAACCAGTCTCTGCGCTCTACACCTTTGTGAGAGAAGCGCTCCGAGATGACTGGTTGCCCTTTGAGCTCTTGGGACCCGGAGGTGTCAAACTGACTGATGAGAACTTGGCCTTCAATGAATGTGGGCTG GTGCCCGCAGCTCTCCTGACTCTCGCCTGGGATGCGGCAGTCATGGCAGATGTTCAGGCggcaggagaggagcagccAGCAAGCCCTCTGAAACCCGAACTTCTCTCCAACATCCAGACACTGTCATGA